The sequence below is a genomic window from Marmota flaviventris isolate mMarFla1 chromosome 9, mMarFla1.hap1, whole genome shotgun sequence.
ATTCTCTGTGCTCAGTTCTTATCTGTGCTCTGCTTGACAGAAGGTATTGCTTGAAGGTATTGTGGCCCCTTTCTCCCTGAAATAAAGCCTAAACCAGTGGCTCTGTAACTTCTATTCTGTGGGCCTTATTCCACCTTTTTGAACTACAGAGCATCTTGCTATAATAGACTAGATGTATCCACCTCCCCCCAAATCCCTCAATTATTCTTCAAATGTCTTAAATTTTAAGTTCCTTCACAAGCTGGTTATTCCtcgatttgtttttaatttcaaagtatGGCTCCTAGGAATGATTATAACATTTCAACATCATGGGACATCAGAAAGAAGTGCCATTTCTCCTCTTCTAACATTACTATTTTAGTTAGTGGTTTGAAGGTATTTCTTAACTCAGTATGAAGAAATTATCAGAGTGTACAATGTAGCAGAAGGCAGCTTTCCTTTCAAATACAAAAGAGGCTCTTGTCAGAAATGAAATCCAAAGAAAATAGATCCTATATCTTTgctgttaaaattagtgtttaaCAATACTGCTTAGTCGGAATACATTTGTCAGAAAGATGAGatgcaaaatttttttcagtgcttttcTCTAGTTAATTCTAAAGTCTTACAGTTACATCAAAACACACCTGTCAGAACCATAACTGAGGAAAGTAACCAGTTgcagttaaaacaaacaaaaattctagaaaaaagaaatggcaaatcctaaataaacctcttccaGAAATGAATGAGGAAGTGATCCCTAGGTATATATGACCATGAAATACACAAATTCTATAAGGTTAAGAAATAGAACATGTCTATCTTTAAGGCCATTAATATGATACATGGAGGAAAAGAagcagtattttttattattattatagatgaCATCTCATTCTGTGGCTtagtttaccaaaaaaaaagtttaatcacAAGACCAGTTCAAAATCATTTGCAactggttatttttgttttatttttgtttgtttgtttgttttgtaacggggattgaactcaggggcacttgctcactgagtcacatccccagccctattttgtattttatttagacatagggtctcattgagttgcttagcacctcactgttgccaaggctggctttgaacttgagatcctcatgtctcagcctcccaaaccactgggattacaggcatgtgccaccatgcccagcttgcaACTGGTATTCAGAGTGAGTCATTAACTGAAATTTGATGCTGGATCTGGAGGAACTATGGGACAGCTTAAAGGATAGATGAGGCAAATAATTAACCTAGCACTGTGGGGGTCACCAGTGTCCTCCCAAGGCATGTATTCAtgaacagaagaagaaagagagattccAGTTCTATGTTGAATCTGTTCCTTCCTCCAACAAGTCTAAAATGATCCTAATCCAAATACCTTATTTTGGTCAGTAGCGTCTACCTTTCTTACCAAATCCTAAATCAGAACTTGACATGTTTTCAAATCAATCAAATTGAGtttcattttcagttattttcttgCCACTTTACTCAGGGAGAGATTCTAATGAAAATGACCAAAagattggaaaaagaaaagccaggaaAAACCACTTAACCCAAATAATGTACAGATATTTGGCCTTTTATAATCACAAATTAAATGTTAATATAATTCAACAGATCTAATGGAAGTATACAAAGGAGCAAAAAGTCTTGCGTAGGCAAAGGAAAAGGCATGAAATCCTTTGAGGATTTATTTATACAAAGCCATGTCATTGATAACAGCAAATTATGATTTCATAGATTTTCCCAAGTCTAATTCTATAACATGAAGATGTTTTCATTGGAAGCTAAAAAGAGTTttgctatatatttaaaaactttattaaaagaaggaaaagatctTACCAACAATGAAAGGCATGGACTCTGGTCTTATTTGTCAGAGTCAAGCCAAACTAAACAACaataaagaaactttttttgttttttaaatctactattaaataagaatttgattttttccccctaaggaaGGCTCATCTCAGCAAATATTGCCCTAACAATAAGAACAATTAGGCAAACCAGTAAGTTTAAGTCCTGGCCTAAGTTAAGATGACttcatttaattgtatttttctcaAGTTCTACTTGAAGGAGTAGttattgaacaacaacaaaaaagtcccTCAGAGCACTAAatcatttatttgatatttattgcACCTGTCAGAGCTTATTCTCAAACTTGAGATACATTGGTGGACAAATGTCCATAAGGCCTAATCTGAAATTCACAGaactaagaaaaacaaagccCCACATTCTCATGTGTCCCTGTTGACAGGCCATGGATGGGTGACTATAAGCTACAGAAGACTAGAaggtaccaagaaagaaaaaaggccaAGAAAACACTCTAATCTCATTCTGAGTCTGACCAAAGGTATATGGAGAGGGTTAAACCCTAGAGAATAAGATTTCCATAATACAAATATGGCCCAAGAAGCTGTCATTCTGGAACTAAATTAGTCCAATCCAACAAAGCCCTTTAAGTTTgcaaaggaactttatttttaacatacttGCTACTGTGAGATGAAGCTGGGTCATCATATGCTGGGGACATTGGAATTGTGCcaacaaaaaagtaataaatcCAGATTTAGGAATATTATCTTGCAGTTTAAAAAACAGGTTCTGCCCACCTTGATTAACTTATTTTTTGATACTTTAATTGCTGACTTAGTGGAAAGATGAGGAGGGAAAggcaataattataaattatttgggtttttattaaagtttttttttttcttctgtagagACAGATTCTAAAATAAAGTTCAAGCTTCTGGGATCTGCTTTTCTTTCCCATAGAATCATGAAAAACACAGTGAGGCCAATCAGAAGAATCAGTCTCTTAATGATATATGTAATTCCATGTGCAAGAGATTGGTCATGCTGAAACCTGATACAGAAATGCTAAAAATGCTTTATCAATACTGTGTTCTACATGACtcatttctttataattaaatAGCTTTCAAACATCAACATATCAGGACCGAGATTGTCACCATCTCCAGCAACAGCAGAATTACATATCATACCCTTATTCCATTACTTAGCATCAATCAGGTATGCTAAGCAGCAAGCTACAGAAACATCTGACAGCATCAATAGCATTCAGGTTTAATTACTTTCCCAATTTGCATTTATATCAGTGAACAAATTGGAAAGTATCAAAGTATGGCACTGAAGAAACAGCAACACAGATTGAGCAGCACATCTTGCATTTTGAGTCCTCTTTTAAAACTGGCTAAGTAAAGGCATATATACCTCCTTTGAATTGGAGGAGTAACACATGCATAtcaggaagggagaaaaagaggacCAAAAGGGAGACCAagacagagaggaaaagagaaagaaacaggaagttTCATGAGCCGGAGAGTAACCTTATTATAAAGAGATGATAAATGACAGCTCAACCTGCTTCCACAGCAGAATTTTTTTAAGGTTATTGAAGATACAAAAATGATTTGTGAGGCTTTTCATCTGTTGCTACTCGTACTTTTGCtaaaaatatctacaaaaatcCTAAGCCTTGGTTTGTCCAAGAAGGATAGTACCAGAAAGTAAAAGATGTGACCTGTTATCAAGGACTGTGCTCTGCTTGGAATCCTGTTCTGCAGTCCATTAATCCACAGTATTTTGGTCATATCTTGTCTGTTTTCTCACACTATTAGTAATGTCTAAGAACTAATCTTTTATAGTAGAATATCATCAgtcatttatacttttttaattttcaaacttttaCTTAAAGGGCAGGAAAGATTAGagaagaaaatttagagattTGAAGGGgaacatgaaagaaaaagtatTCTCTTCCTAGAAATTCATTCTAGAAAAGATAGTAATGAGACTTTGAAAAAGAGTGCCGATTCATGGaattcccccatttttttttttttttatttctgtgtaataCATTTAAGGACATCAATGTACTAAAATGTTTGGTCTGTGAAATAGCAGAATCATTAGCACCAAAAGGAGTCATGGagcttatatataattaaaacaatgattGTTTTTGTTGGTCATGGGTAAaggtttcatataatttttacatCCGAAAGTTCTTGAAAGTGCCTgtggacaaaagaaaaaacacttttcAGAATCTCCATGGGGTCATCATTATACACCACAGAGAGTACTTGGCCTTCCCAGTTTTGGTTTACCTGGCAGACAAGAAAACCAGGGCCACCAGAATATCATCATTGAAGCCCTAGAGAACAGCCCCCACATGCGCTTACTGATGTGCAGGAGGAATCCCTACAGTACGCTTCCCCCTGGACTGTGTTCAGGAATGCGCttttacttgctttttaaaaaaaacaaaagcaacatgCTCTGCAGATCATGGAGCGCCTAGTGCAATTTTCTTCTCACTCTAACTCCAGACTGCAAAAGGATGAAACCATTATGTGTTCTGCTAATGCTGGCCTGTGGACGAGGCCCTTGGCCTGCCATGCTTTGTAAGCTCAGGAGCCCACAGGAGTCAGAGGGTCCCAGAGCAGGAGCCACAGTCATCGTCTGATCTCCCCAGCAACTCGTGGCCCATCGGGGCAGCTGCTGATTCCTTTTGCTTCTCCTTGCCTCAGCTGTTAGTTGAAATTACAACAAGTCAAATAGCTGATGCTTTTCCCTTCTCCAGGGAGGGGTGAAGATACATTGTTCACCAGTGTGTTCTGTCTGGCTTCGCTGATAAGTCGGCATGCTAAGTCAAGGAAGAGTTTCTCCACATTATCAGATTCCTTGGCTGAAGTCTCCAGATAATACATGTCCTGAGCTTCTGAGAATTCTTCTGCTCTCTGCTGGGAGACCTCTCTCCTTTCAGCCAGGTCAATCTTGTTTCCTATAACAGTGGTATGATCAAAGAAAGAATCAACACTTGACTTTCTGCCAGCTCAGAAGCATAAAAATTAACTTCCAGATCTGAAGTCAAGCCAGACAGATGGGCTAGTAAAGCAAAGCAAATGTGACTGTGATTACTggaatgtttcttttaaaatattagcacTATTTATAATGACAAAGAACTGGAAACAACCCCAATGTCCATTAGTAGGGTACTGGCTAAGTAAGACTGTACATCCACACAGTGGAATATCTGCCCCTGTAAAAAGCCATTAGGAATATTTCTATATACTACCATGAAATGAGGACACTAGGATATATTAAGCAAAAAAGGCTgagcagaaaaatataatttacaactaagaaaaagggaagaatatgaatatatataaaacacacatcttaatttaaaagataatggttacctatttaaaagaaaataaaaacagggttGAGAGGATAGGAATAGAAGTCAGGCCTCTCTGAATAtactttgttttatagttttgacTTCAGAAACTTacaaatgtttttcatatttacacatttaaaattatacaattaatACAAAGTATAATCCCTAAAATTGAaagcaaaattaaacaaagatGGCTTCCATGTAGTGGTATAACCACACACAACTATTTCAAGTGAGTGTAACATATGGTAATTTAACCATACATCCTTAGGTATACATGCTGAAgacaaagaattaaaggaaaaactcTCAAACAGTTCCACTAATCATTTTGTCAATGGCAGTGCTGCTACTGTTACTATGAGGCTGCTATATGTATATTACGGGATAAAGCAAATAAGTAATTATTCTAGTATCACTGGGAACTAGAATTTTTGtcacaagaaggaaaaaatacagatataaGATTAATGAAGTTTAGTAAAATTTCTGCAATCCTGAATTATAAGTGGAAGTTTCAGTATGAATAATTCATgatgtattttatcttttaaaagataaCAGATGTTTTCAACACCTACTCTCCAGGAAACCTGATAAAGATGATGTCAACTATTTTACCTGGCAACATCTCTTAAATGACCCAATTGATAAATCACTCTGACCTGGGAATTCTGTGTATGAATTATAAAGACCTACTGGAATGCCATAACTTGGGCTTCCTGAGTGTGCTGATTCTGTCCTAAAAATCAAGCTTGTATAGTTGTATAGGATGGCTCCTATGGGGCACTGAGGCTTTTAGGCCAGGCAGATTCCTCACTTGTCTGAATTGAGCCTTGTTTCCTGACACTTGAATTGTCTAGGTGCAGGGAGAGTCCTGGAAAGCTGTGTGGACTACTATGAGAACTCCTTTCACTGAAAAGGTATGCCTAATGCTGACATGCCCGTAAGCCATAATGTAAGTGAATATGATGCCAAATGTAACTTATGAGAGTCTTGTCAGAATATTTAGTGGAGCCTAGTAAGACAACCCTCTTGTGCATGGTACAGAATCcaacatatgcacacacatatatcagCCCTGCCCACTGAAAAGCCTAAAAAGAATGGCCAACCTACCAATAAGGGGAACTCCTAACATGTAGATTGTGGCCTCTAAATAGAAACTTACcattaaaaagaaactatttcttAAACAAATGAGGTCTGGGGCAGAAAAATGCATGGATTTACCTGGAATACTTGTCAttccagaaagcaaaaaaattatCAAGGAATTCCTAGGCTCATATCAAAAGATTTCAGGAATTCATTTGAAGCAATTTCCACTATCAAAATTCAAACAATCAGTAATAATTGAAGAATCAATAATAATTACAAGGTAGTAGAATACACTAAATATATTAAGTCCACAAGTTcatattctattaaaaatataaacaaatttcaATAGTTAATCAAAGGTCCTAGGGAATGAACTTATTACCTTGAAAagcagtgaattttttaaaaaatcaggtgtTCTTCTTTCTTATCCTAGAAGAACTGTACCTGAAATATCATATATGGGGTATTTTTGCTCAAAAAAAAATCccctaaaacaaataaatctcaTCAGGCCTCTAGATTTATTTACAAATCTGTGAGAAATGCAGGTGAATAAGGGACATGTCAAATGACACCACAAAGAAAACAACTTATCCTTATTAACTCTATAGGACAAATGCTTTAGTGATAAAttccaagagaaaaagaaatggcaatGGAACTTATAGATAAAGGGAGAATTAAAAGACAGCAATAAAGTATAGGGATTTGGATTTGATTTAAACAAACTTAccaaaaaaattaggaatatttGAACATTGAATTTTTGAGGCTACTAAGGGATTGTTAATTGTTTTAGGTGTGAAAATGACATtgtagctcagtttttttttttttaaatcttatcaaAGTCACATACTGATATTGTAAGGTAATGCAAAAATTTGAGACTTCTTCAAAATAATCTGGGTGGAAAGAATGGACAGAACAGATAGGGAATAGATAAATAAGATTGGCCATGAGTTAGGTGATACTTTATGAAGTTGAGAGATGTATTCATGGGATTGTGTAtactgttttctctgatttgcttATGTTTGAAATTTCGataccaaaaaatttttaaagccaaTCCCTTTCATATTGAACTAACTTATCTCTCCTCAAATTTCCATTTAACTTTTTTGGATAAAATCCTAAGAAGTAATGCTTGAATTTGAGGGCTTTCTCTAGAAAGGGCTTTCTGTGTAACACAGAAAACACAGGTCCAAAGCTACAGGCTTTCAAACACTTCATGGCAAGGGCTCACCACTGTACACAAGTGTTTTCAGTAGTGGGCTTGGAACACTAGCTCATAAAGAGGCAGGTACTTAAATAGCAGCCTGAAGGAAAAGTCCAGCAACTTGTTACAAAGCAACATGGTACAcaatgtgaccttggacaaagaATTTCACATCACTGAGCCTTTACTTCCTAACTTACAAATCTGGGATCATGACATGTAAAGTTCCTAATATGATTCCTGGCATCTACCAGTTATAATGCTTGTTATAAAAAGTTTACTTAGTGTACTGTTAGCTATAATTTGTGACTTAATGTTTCAGAAGTTCCTTacgcattttttttttaaagtcggGTCTTGTTAAACTATACAGCAATTCCTTCCCCAAAGGAAAACATTTACAACCATACAATTATTAAAACTTTTCATCACAACTAGGAGTTTTTAGTGATCTGGTTTTTACtgtaattccatttttaatgaGTATGTTTGTCACCACAGAAAAGCAAGGGTTGGTTTCTGGTTTTCCCCATGCTAGACAGAGGTTGTCTTcctacaaaatgaaacaaactgcAGCATTTTTCCCTTAGTGGACTGTTTCTGAAACAGAATTTCTCAAATCGgcaaaaatttaagaaaggaaaaaaattaatgaaagtatTTTAGATAATAAATTCATTATTGGAGCAATTGCTTATTATCACCTTagaagagatatttttttttttttagaagagatATTTTAGATGGGTGCGGTGACACATACccgtaatcccaacagctcaggaagctgaggcaggaggatcacaagttcaaagccagcttatcTTAAAATATCAGTATGTGACTttgataagattaaaaaaaaaactgagctacaATGTCATTTTCACACCTAAAACAATTAACAACCCTTAGTAGCCTCAAAAATTCAATGTTCAGATTTtcctaatttataattttttttggtaagttTGTTCAAATCAAATTGttcaaagcaatttagcaaggccctaagcaactcagtgagaccctgtctctaaataaaaagtacaaaaacaggctggggatgtggctcagtgggctggggatgtggctcagtagttaagtgcacctgggttcaatccccagtacccccccaaaaaaacattttttcccctttttatactAGCAGTTTCTACCACCTTGTaactaggtttttaaaaaatgtatagcaGCCCACATAACTTTTGTGACCACCCAGCTTCTCCCCTAGAGCCCAGAGAAATCAGTAatgttttctactttattttcctAAACTATCATGATGAGatagaactgatttttttctctcttcaattGCAGATGAACTAATGTTGGTTGCATGACTTATCTAGCTAGAGACTACAttcttgtgggctggggttgtggctcagtgatagagtacttgcctagcatatgtgatgcactgagttcaattctcagcaccatgtgtaaacaaacaaataaataaaggtccatctctaactaataatttttttaaaaaaaagagagattacaTTCTTGGAAGATAGCAAGGCATAAGCCGTATGTGATTATAAATTTTCTGATGCCCACAAATCACTTTTCCTCCTCATTTATGCTTACTTACCCACTAACACAGTGATGACCTTGTTGCTGGCATATTGTTCTATCTCCCGCAGCCACTCAGGAAGGCAACGGAAGGATTCCTCACAGGTAATGTCATAGGTAAGGATCAAGGCATTAGCGCTTCGGTAATAACTCTGTGTAATAGAACGAAATCTCTCCTGACCTGCAGTGTCCCAGATCTGGAGCTGTAAAGGCATAACAGAAGAAGCAGGTTGGAGAAGTAGAAAATAAGAGAGTATTAGCTTGCTTTACCTTAGAAATGAGGATATCTTCTCCCAGATAATTTCATGGTCATTTTATGCCATAAAGAAAGCACttacaatttgttgttattaatgtTGTTAGGTGTTTCTGGTTAGAAAGAGgaggttattttgtttgtttgttattgttttctatgCTATTAAGAGTTccctctttgtttaaaaaaactttattgagTATGTTCCAAGCTCTATTTATGCACTTTGTATGCAGTAACTCGATCTTCATGATAATCCTATAAGGTAGGATATGCTTTCTCACAAGAGGAAACATGAACATAGAGTATAATCACTTGCTTGGTGTCTCAAAGCTCAACAAGGCATTATGGTCCCAGGCTCCATGCTGCTATACAGGGTAAGCTGTCATTCTGTGGCTATTGGTATTTCAGTCAGcagagatgggggaaaaaaatccaacctCACCACTCTTTCCAGTTCAAAATTCTAATGAACATATTAATGTATTATCTTTGTTAATGAAAACAGGACCATGCCATGGCAGACAAAAATTTTCCTTCTACCACTTTTAAGCTCtatgaccttaggcaagtcacttaattTCTTTGGGTATCTGTTGTTTCTTTGTACAAATGGGTTGAAAATAAACAACCTGCTGGAAGTTCACATTTTCTAAACTCATCTACTAGTTCTAAAACATAATAATGGATGGTTTtaataaccaaataaaaaaagGCCGAATAGTTCCCTTGATTCTCTGCACATAGCAGGCAAGGATTAGAAGAAACCTGTTTTCCAGAGAGACTGCTGAGTATACAGCAAATCACAGGGCCTTGAGAAATAATGTTAACACAACAGTAATCCCTTCTGACTGTATACATTTCGCAGGTCACAAGTGTATTTAccacctttttttgtgtgtgttaatatttcaattttatttatttttaaaatcttttattgattttattttttaaatatacgacagcagtggaatgcattacaattctcactacacatatagagcacagttttacatatctctgtatataaagtatgttcacaccaattcgtattTACCACCTTAACACCACTTCAGGGAAGGCCTCTCCAATCTACAGAATAGGTCAGGTACCCCATCCCCCACTCCCATTCTCCCCAGTGGCACCTGACACATTGAATCATCTAATAATTTAGTAGCTCTATTCCCCACTTGCCTCAAAACTTCATGACAGGGACAATGCCATCTTTGCCACTGCAGACTAATTTAAATGTACCTCTGTATCCAAagtcgggttttttttttttttttttttttttaaaaaaaaaagagggagagagagagaataatatttattttttagtttttggcggacacaacatctttgtttgtatgtggtgctgaggattgaacctgggccgcacgcatgccaggcaagcgcgctaccgcttgagccacatccccagcccccaaagtggGTGAGACAGATGGGTGACTAGTAGTCTCTGTCTAGTAGTAATCTTCAGCACAGACTCTCCTTTGATTTGAAGTGACAGCTACTCTTTGATACACATGAAAGTCTGTGTAAGCTAAAGGCAAACATACAGATGGAGTTAGTTTTTGTTGGGACAAAGTTATTTCTCTTCTCTGCCTCAAACCTAGGGACATGGTTCCTTTCTGTTAGGATGTACTTAGAATAGCAGACAATTGTTTTAAAGCCACAATGAGCCTCTAAAACA
It includes:
- the Rab30 gene encoding ras-related protein Rab-30 — protein: MSMEDYDFLFKIVLIGNAGVGKTCLVRRFTQGLFPPGQGATIGVDFMIKTVEINGEKVKLQIWDTAGQERFRSITQSYYRSANALILTYDITCEESFRCLPEWLREIEQYASNKVITVLVGNKIDLAERREVSQQRAEEFSEAQDMYYLETSAKESDNVEKLFLDLACRLISEARQNTLVNNVSSPLPGEGKSISYLTCCNFN